The Thunnus maccoyii chromosome 15, fThuMac1.1, whole genome shotgun sequence DNA segment tatctgttcagTTGAGCTGCTGGCTGGAGgctgagcttctctgttctccTCAGTTTGGCTTTGATGAGTCCGTGAGGCCTTTCGaacacatttgtggtttttgaCCTGTGAACGCCAGGTGAATCTTTTGTGACAAAGACGACAGCTGAATCGTTTCTCCACCGAGTGGACAGCCATGTGTTGTGTCACATGTCCCTTATGTGTAAATTCTTTTCCACATAACAAGCAACTGAacggtttctctcctgtgtgagtTCTCATGTGTCTCTCCAGTAGGTAACTGTAGTGATATGATTTACCGCACTCAGAGCAACCAAAGACACGAAACATATTTTTCCCAGCATTGTGTCTATTTCCTTGAAGGACCAAATTCCTGGCCGGTTCTGATCCTCCACAGTCCTCTCCATCAGcttctgtttccatctgttcagtttgtctttgatgaagctgtgaggactgaggtttctcttcatcatcttcagtCTTCACAGGGACAGGAGTGAATGTGAACTTGGTGATATCAGCCACTTCCAGTCCTTGaagctgctctccctcctgaTTGGTCCagagttcctcctgttcctctttaataTGTGGGGGCTCTGGGTCCTCCTGGTCCAGACTGGAGctcctctcctgctgctctTCTTCACCAACAATCACTTTTCGCACATCTAAAGGTAAagctgaaacacagacagacagctatTAATGTAAACACATGAACTTTTGTTCAATCAACGTGATAACCATATTTTATGTTAAAGTTACTCTGTGGAGTTTCCAAACACTGGTAGCGCTATAGGGTGATATTTTTATGCATAGATGAAtttaaatcaagtagatattttcCGAAGTTACAGTCTTCTTTAAACAAGAGTGCTTTTGGAGTTTCCATCAGTGTTCGAAATTAACTTTTTCTTCCACCGGTCAAAGTGGCTGGTGGATTCTATTTTTTTACCAGCcatcattttgtaaaaacaaacaaacaaaacacacacacacacacacacactgcagccgTTTTCTGCAGAGATGACTTTCCTTGTATGATGCAGATCACATCATCCTTGTGGCATTTGGAAGCTTCTATCTTTTAAATAACACTAAGCTACGTGTTCTGTACTGGATCAAGCGAAAGgtagagaaaaacattttatttctctgtatggtcctttctATAATGTtatcagacacttataataacaatctgagcctgtcagtagcaaaaacaagcactttaaGCGGGCGAATATTGAAGGGGTGCTATTGCCCAAATAGATTACAGGATTACACTGAAGCACTCTCACtcagttaaaaagaaaaatgtaaaattagatACAGtaagttacagtatttttttaaagtggttGCTTATGACATGCTCTCTCTCGTATGGGTAAGGTCGCCtgctttgtgctttttttgttttgttttgtcatttcttttgaGCTTGTGTCCACAGACGTGGAGCCTTGTTTCTCTCGCAGGATCTGGCAACACTGCTGCTACTAAGTTACTTAGGAAACATTGAAGCACTTTAAAAAACGCAGCGATGCAACCTGGTTACTACGTTTTTATACAACCCTgcgttttttaaaatctttgtaTGAGTCTATCTATACATTGTGTTTTTAGGAAACTCCTGCTTAGTATGCCTTTATTGCCTCTCAATATCTGCAGCTGTTAGTTGTTGGTTCGTATATTTCGGCCTTTAACATGAGCTAACTGCGGCTAACAGCCTGTACGGAGGGTTTAGCTGCTAGCGTTAGCTTAGCACTGACTCCCGGCCACATTAACAGAGTATTAACACGTTTCCAGCAACATAAAGACAACAAACCTGCTTTTCGCAGCTTTTTATCGGGTTTTAAAACCTCGTCCAGCAGCCTGCGGTGTCGGCGGTGGATCTCCTCTTCATACTCGGTTAttgttttctcaaaatgtcCAAATATCTCCTCCACAGCCGCAGTTAGCCGCTGCTGGACGAAAACCTTCAGACCCTGAAGGctgcacattttacacacagctCAGAAAATACTAATACTGGCgcttttctgctgttattaGGAGGTGTGTAAACCAAACTCTGTTCCCACTGCAACGCCTGATCAATACAAACGACAACTTCCGTGTCACATTTCAAAATTAAAGTTGATGAGAGACCGGATGGCCCACtcatatcaaaataaaacatcttttgaTTTAGGAGAGTctaaaaaacccaaacaaataaataaatatactacAAGtctacagtggtggaagaagtactcagatccttttcCTGCGGTAAAAGTACCaaaacagcaatgtaaaaatactccattacaagtaaaagtcctgcatgaaaattcCACTATAGTAAaggtacataagtattatgagcttgatgtagttaaagtattgcagtaaaagtacataagtattatgagcttgatgtagttaaagtattgcagtaaaagtacataagtattatgagcttgatgtagttaaagtattgcagtaaaagtagtggtttggtccctctgactgatatattattatatatgacatcattagattattaatagtgaagcatcagtgttagagcagcatgttactgttgtagctgctggaggtggagctagtttacactactttatatacagttagctagtttagtccagtggttcccaacctaggggtcgggcccctccaaagggtcagcagataaatctgaggggtcgtgagatgattaatgggagaggaaagaagaaaaaacaaagttctgatacacaaatctgttttcagtttttggactttttctctaatctttgtaactaactagtaactaaagctgttgtAGTTGGGGATCATGTTTCTTCTCAGAACCACATTAATTAaccacattaaaacattaataaccaGTGTTTATCTGATGAGATCTTCCCCTTTCTCTTTTAGTTTTAAACAGAAGATAAGATAACTTTAGGACCAAGACCAATGTGTCGTCACACTGGAGAGACTGAACAGATAATGggacatttttacttgataaaagACCTAAATGATTTGTCGcttatcaaaattgttggcaATTGAGTCACTGTCAgtcaactaattaattaatcgactaatcatttcagccaGTGTtttcccatcatcatcatcatccccaTAATAAATACCAAACAGACTGTAATGTCAAACACAAATCAACTCATTTTATATTCTTGTTAACTGTATCATTTCACACTGACCATCAGTTTATCAGGTTTATGTGTTTCACCATTAACATTGCCCTGGGCTGGATATTGTTTCAATGATTTTGATATCGGTGCTGACATGATACCAGAGTTCCAGTTctaatacaataaattaaagacAACATCTTGGTGTGTCAGTGTTTAATATTGTCTGAACACAAGTCACCTCCTGGTTGAATCTTTCACCACAAACTGAGCAACTAAagggtttctctcctgtgtgaattaTCTTATGTCTCCTAAGAGACCCCTTGCATACAAATCTTTACCACAAACTGAGCAACTAAagggtttctctcctgtgtgagtTTTCAGGTGTATGATCAGGTTTCCCTTATGGCTAAATTCTTTACCACACTAAGCAGCTAAATGATTTCTTGCCAGTATTACAACTCTTATGAAACTTTAAACCTGACCGAGAATCACTGGTTTCCTTCCATTCACCACTGTCTTTGGTCTCAGTCTCAGAAGAGTTTGAAGTCTTGTCATTAGTATCAGGTTGTAAATGTCTGTCTGGATGTGAGTTTCTGGCTGGTTCTGGTCCTCCACAGTCCTCTCGGTCAAcctctgttttcatctgttcagTTGAGCGGCTGGCTCTCTGTTCTCCTCAGTTTGGTTTTGATGAAGCTATGAGGACTGACCACCACACTTTGGTGGTTTTTGAGTTGACTCAGCcaaacactgaagctgaatCTTTTGTCCCCTGTGTAGACTTCCCTGTGATCTGTCAGTTGTACCTTTTGTATAAATCTTATACCACAAACTGAGCAACTAAAGGGTTTCTCTCCTGTTTGAATTATTATGTGTCTCCTAAGAGACCCCTTGTGTACAAAACTTTTACCACAAACTGAGCAACTAAagggtttctctcctgtgtgagtTTTTAGGTGGTACTCCAGACCTGACTAAGTAAACGATTTACCGTACATGAAGCAGCTGAaaggtttctctccagtgtgcCTCTTCAGATGTCTCCTGCTATCAAATTGTTTACTACATTCAGAGCAGCTAGTATTGCCAGTATTACATCTCATAGGGACAACTTTACTGAGGCTCCCTGATCTCCTTTCAATCATCATAACTTATTTGAAAAGTCTGAAGTCTTGTTATCAGTATGTGGTTGTAAATGTCTATCCAGATGAGTTCCTGGCTGGTTCTGGTCCTCCACAGTCCTCTCCATCAGCTTCTGTTTCCATCTGATCAGTTCGTCTTTGATGAAGCTGTGAGGACTGAGGTTCCCCGGTCTTCTTCCAATCATCAACATTGACTTCAGTCTTTGGTTCACAAGAGTTTGAAGTCTTGTCATCAGTATCTGGTTGTAAATGTCCATCTGGATGTGAGTTCCTGGCTGGTTCTGATCCTTCACAGTCCTCTCCagcagtttgtgtttctttctgttgaATTTGTCTTTGATGAAGCTGTGAGGACATCATCTTCACTCTTCACAGGGACAGGAGTGAATGTGAACTTGGTGATATTAGCCTCCTCCAGTCCTTGaagctgctctccctcctgactggtccagagttcctcctgttcctctttaatgtgtGGGGGCTCTGGGTCCTCCTGGTCCAGGCTGGAGCTCCACTCCTGCTGCTCAGGGGGAACCTCTTCTTTACTCTCCAACAGCTGCTGGACATCTGCAGgaatcaacaaaaacacaaacatacatttagGGAAACCATGAGTTTATGTTTAAGCCATGTTTGACACGGCAACATTGGATTTTTACATGATCTATGTCATGAAGTGCCTTCATTTGTCAGATAGTATTATTTCCATGAGGAGTTTCTTACCTGAATTTCTATTAATCGTAATCTATTATGACCTTATATCTGCTAAGACATACTAAATATGTCCAAATTTAATCAGAAGTTGCTTTGCTGACCCAGCCACCACTCAAAATGCTACCCTACCACCCTTTTTGCTGACACTGAAGTGATGTACTGCAGATGGAGTAATGATACAGAGAAGAGTTGCTGTTACTTCTCAAATAGAGGAGGGTGAAAACAATAGATTCACATAAGAATCATGATTCTTAACTTCTACAATTCTGAattgattcacaaatgtcaagatgattttctaaatgttactAAGCCCGTACCGGAGGTCCAGTGGTCaccgtacatcgtcggagaaacactgattctttaggtgaaacagctttattcagtatttttacctgtaatctccgggtccgtttgttctggagaggaggagacctctgcgggtaaaaacatcctgaacgagtaacactggagtaatcctatcccggtgaagctggttatttaacgacgaagacaacaactcccatgatcccttgctacttcacaccgtcatcacactccgtcttttgttattgttttaattgagacccctagcggctgaaattacatattgtgcgtttaacgTGGAGCGACACGGGGAGGCAACCCTGTCTCATAAAAATTTCACTCCCACACAACTATtttaattaatggattaatttATAATTCCCGTGTATCTTTTATCTCCACTGAGTTGAACAGAGAGATTTCCGCACACCAAATAGCTCCGTTTAAAGgacttttattttctgcttcttcAGCAATAACTCTCATGTATCTCACTTCATGTTATGGTCACATGGTTTCGTAATTAATGTTAAATTACAGCGTTTGCACTACAGTGTGTTTCatggataaaacatgagacgctacttttaaaagagaaagttggaaaagaggctgtgATGAGCCCTGTAAACCCAACGTGTCCTTCATAAAAATCATCATCAAGTTCTGCACACAAGCTTCTTCACTGTTGAAATACTGTATCATTGATGCAGATTGATCATGAAACCATATAAAGTTGGGCAAGACAATGGATTGATTTGTCATCTGTACAACTTTAGTAGTGCTAATATTGACTGTAGAAACACTGTGATAGCAAACGATGCTCTATGAACCAAATGTGTCCACATCTTTATTCTTGAAAACTTGAAAACAAGCAGCTGCAGCCTACTTTTGATGATCATCCTTTTCTATGTtgtttatccaaataaaatactgttgcaCATCAATCAATACTgactcagtgtgtttctgtggaaAATAAATGCTTATGTCTCAACTATGCATCAAGAACTTAATTTGTTTGGTTATATATCGTTTATCAAGATTTATTGAAAGTGACAGTATAGTATATAAAAGTAAAGTCAAGAAGGTACTTCACAGAAAAAGTGTTTATTATAAAAAGGTACAGTGTATAAAAAAATCCATTTACAAATTCAGTCACTGAAAAGATTGCAGGACTAGAGGTATAATTCTTGCAAACAAAGGACATGTCTGAGAGTATGTTTATGTGGGTGCATCTTGGTCTAATGAATGAGTCCCAAGGCAAACTGACGTGGTGTTCGCAGCACCTCGTTGATGCGGTTGATCAGCATTTTCTCATCTCTTCCTGACATTGGGGAAAATTTCTGACGCATAGTGTTGACGAGAAACTCCTTCAGGTTTCCGGGGAGCTCCCACTTTCCTCTGGATCCGTCCCAGTTTGTTGTGACACACCAAGCCCGGTATTTCTCTTCTGGTGTGACGAATCTGAACAGCAAGCAGCCGTAGCGATCCGCGCGGCCCTGGCTCATTCGGAGGAGAGTCGTGTGGTCCTCCGGTTTCACCTCACGTATTTTAATGTCCGGATGCTGCCGACAAAGTCGATGAAAATGACTGCTGTCGGCCGGGATGATGGAGAAGCCCGAAGGAGAACAGGAAGCCGAAGACGTCGATGTTGGTTTTGAGGAGAGTCTGGGGCTTGATAGCGGTTTCTCCGGCGAATTAACGGAGACATCTTGCTGCATTGTCTGCACGTCCAGAGCTGCCCGCAGTTCACTGATCTGTTTTTCCAGTTCTTCCTTCTGTCTCTGACTCTCCTCTCTCAAGGCTGTCATCTCCTCTCGCAAGTCTGTCATCTCAACCTTCAACGCCTCCGCTCGGCCTTTCTCTGCGTCAAGTTCCCTCGTTCTGCGCGtaagcagcacagacagactcTCCCCTGCGTCGCGGTCCACGAGGTGCTGGAAAGATTTCTCAACATTAGTCTGTAATTTTAGTAGATATAAGTCATCAGCCCACAGTGCCAATGTTCCTCTACTCAAAAGGGAACTGAATGAAATACAGAAGCAGAAATAATTTTTGAACATTATGGTGTCTTACCGCTTTTTTGGCCACAAAACGCTTGGCTGGTATCGTGCTGTCTGACTGCGGCCCCGCAGTCCGTTTACCAGCAGTAGTGCTACTCtgtaaatacagatacaaagagATTAGAGCccatgtatgaatgtatgtatgtcaaATAGATATATTAATAGATTGCAAGGCATACTGTAAGCTGCTAACCGCTTTATCTGCCATCGCCACACGCCTGGCTGGAGGTGCGTTTTCATGCGCAACAACGTGCACTGGAAAAACAGATTACACTCAAACAGATTAAACTCAAGTGTATCACTCCTCATTCCTCACCCACCCACTCTCTTTGGGACTTAAACGCACAacagccgctaggggtctcaatcaaaacaataacaaaagacggagtgtgatggggtgtgaagtagcaagggatcatgggagttgttgtcttcgtcgttaaataaccagcttcactgggataggattactccagtgttcatcattcaggatgtttttacccgcagaggtctcctcctctccagaacaaacggacccggagattacaggtaaaaacactgaatgaagctgtttcacctaaagaatcagtgtttctctgacgatgtttggcgaccaccggacgtccggtacgggctgttagctgagctgctgctaacgtttgtccagtttatttctctttaactttagatccagacgttcggtcggtttctcccgggagccgaattatctgcagaggtctcctcctctccaaaaacaaacatacacgcagattaaaatcgttaaaatactaattaaagctgttttacctaGAAAAGTTAATATTTCTctgacgatgtttggtgaccaccggacttcctggagg contains these protein-coding regions:
- the LOC121913138 gene encoding gastrula zinc finger protein XlCGF57.1-like isoform X3, translated to MCSLQGLKVFVQQRLTAAVEEIFGHFEKTITEYEEEIHRRHRRLLDEVLKPDKKLRKAALPLDVRKVIVGEEEQQERSSSLDQEDPEPPHIKEEQEELWTNQEGEQLQGLEVADITKFTFTPVPVKTEDDEEKPQSSQLHQRQTEQMETEADGEDCGGSEPARNLVLQGNRHNAGKNMFRVFGCSECGKSYHYSYLLERHMRTHTGEKPFSCLLCGKEFTHKGHVTQHMAVHSVEKRFSCRLCHKRFTWRSQVKNHKCVRKASRTHQSQTEENREAQPPASSSTEQIKTEADGEDSARNSHPDKHLQPDTDDKTLNSSATDTEDSDEWKETSEPQSGLKSHISCNTSKKSFSCSECGKKFSHKGNLIIHRRIHTGEKPFSCSVCGRRFSCEGSLRRHMIIHTGKKPFSCSLCGKSFTQSGLRYHLKTHTKPFSCSVCGERFNQEVTLQLHMRIHTGEETFSCTECGKQFGFKRYLQRHMRIHTGEKPFSCSFCSFRFNKKANLKRHMRIHSRETI
- the LOC121913195 gene encoding uncharacterized protein LOC121913195 isoform X2 yields the protein MSRFQELKDLYKRRLINAARGDLFGHFERSISGIEKEIDHKRKLLGLVLNHDIKQQRAVHVVAHENAPPARRVAMADKASSTTAGKRTAGPQSDSTIPAKRFVAKKAHLVDRDAGESLSVLLTRRTRELDAEKGRAEALKVEMTDLREEMTALREESQRQKEELEKQISELRAALDVQTMQQDVSVNSPEKPLSSPRLSSKPTSTSSASCSPSGFSIIPADSSHFHRLCRQHPDIKIREVKPEDHTTLLRMSQGRADRYGCLLFRFVTPEEKYRAWCVTTNWDGSRGKWELPGNLKEFLVNTMRQKFSPMSGRDEKMLINRINEVLRTPRQFALGLIH
- the LOC121913195 gene encoding uncharacterized protein LOC121913195 isoform X3, translated to MTLSSKEQSSTTAGKRTAGPQSDSTIPAKRFVAKKATNVEKSFQHLVDRDAGESLSVLLTRRTRELDAEKGRAEALKVEMTDLREEMTALREESQRQKEELEKQISELRAALDVQTMQQDVSVNSPEKPLSSPRLSSKPTSTSSASCSPSGFSIIPADSSHFHRLCRQHPDIKIREVKPEDHTTLLRMSQGRADRYGCLLFRFVTPEEKYRAWCVTTNWDGSRGKWELPGNLKEFLVNTMRQKFSPMSGRDEKMLINRINEVLRTPRQFALGLIH
- the LOC121913195 gene encoding uncharacterized protein LOC121913195 isoform X1 — encoded protein: MSRFQELKDLYKRRLINAARGDLFGHFERSISGIEKEIDHKRKLLGLVLNHDIKQQRAVHVVAHENAPPARRVAMADKASSTTAGKRTAGPQSDSTIPAKRFVAKKATNVEKSFQHLVDRDAGESLSVLLTRRTRELDAEKGRAEALKVEMTDLREEMTALREESQRQKEELEKQISELRAALDVQTMQQDVSVNSPEKPLSSPRLSSKPTSTSSASCSPSGFSIIPADSSHFHRLCRQHPDIKIREVKPEDHTTLLRMSQGRADRYGCLLFRFVTPEEKYRAWCVTTNWDGSRGKWELPGNLKEFLVNTMRQKFSPMSGRDEKMLINRINEVLRTPRQFALGLIH